The Podospora pseudopauciseta strain CBS 411.78 chromosome 2 map unlocalized CBS411.78m_2, whole genome shotgun sequence genome has a window encoding:
- a CDS encoding uncharacterized protein (EggNog:ENOG503P8IB; COG:S) codes for MRFTMKINLALALGTFLLGAEAAPAPAASAQETATTTTDKVFKIHTDDFVKYFPPGTTPSPSDEAIPAAVTTSKLKLKLRHPSESPETSENAAAILTKRGDYCGHSSFHNVRSNASPTTGDCWQIYHNIAGGGSWQVWTSAHRTLVSYGGCEFGVEIDQDWISFQYVGAWDIRDLIRDSINNYASGGKVGTWGEMECGIKYTKWGLF; via the coding sequence aTGCGCTTCACAATGAAaatcaacctcgccctcgccctcggcaccttcctcctcggagCAGAGgctgctcccgctcccgctgcCTCTGCCCAGGagaccgccaccaccaccaccgacaagGTCTTCAAAATCCACACCGACGACTTCGTCAAGTACTTCCCCCCAGgcaccaccccttccccctcagaTGAAGCCATCCCCGCCGCCGTAACCACcagcaagctcaagctcaagctccGCCACCCCTCCGAGTCCCCCGAGACCTCAGAGAACGCAgccgccatcctcaccaagCGCGGCGACTACTGTGGGCATTCCTCCTTCCACAACGTCCGTAGCAACgcttcccccaccaccggTGACTGCTGGCAAATCTACCACAACAtcgccggcggcggctcATGGCAGGTCTGGACTTCTGCTCATCGCACTCTGGTCTCGTATGGCGGGTGTGAGTTTGGTGTGGAAATTGATCAGGATTGGATCTCGTTTCAGTATGTAGGCGCGTGGGACATTAGGGATTTGATTCGGGACTCGATTAACAACTATGCTTCGGGGGGTAAGGTTGGGACttggggggagatggagtgTGGTATTAAGTATACGAAGTGGGGGTTGTTttag